From Leptospira venezuelensis, a single genomic window includes:
- a CDS encoding PAS domain S-box protein, whose protein sequence is MNSSFFPYWCILMDPSGLILETNLPLELWRQNPLSHFLIGTEQIQGEKGSAILSWLPGKSPLSFPGSTGLLASWSLTHGMFWIKMEPMEEDSASLLENSFWKEFLSSDRPFRQIFETNQAIKWILDPDSGDILYANQSAIQFYGYSQEELLKMKVTDINIFTKEQIFEEMKQAALESRQYFRFRHKLKSGEICEMEVYSGPLQFGGKRVLFSILYDITERVKATSLLEESEKRYRSLVESASDSIIIINFETNILEVNRRMCELLEYSKEELQTFTLKNILSEDSFEDAVRRIPALEIGKPVILDRKFKAKSGRMIEAEVNAVRIDESRYMGIVRDVTERNSMTRTLEKSLKEKESMLQEIHHRVKNNLQVISSLLGLQYENTEDPNLKRILKECENRVKSMGFVHAELYRSENFAAVDLENYFTTVSSNLIRVYGGLPRIKLQLDLSSLEVSIERAIPLGLILNELLTNSLKYAFPEDSSGKIQVSLFKEDQNIVFSYSDDGVGFLKENLNGSGTIGIQLIEILSRQLKAQSEFTSENGVVFRLRIPDRNPGK, encoded by the coding sequence ATGAATTCCTCCTTCTTTCCATATTGGTGTATTTTAATGGATCCTTCCGGATTGATCCTTGAGACCAATCTTCCTCTGGAATTATGGAGGCAAAATCCGCTCTCTCATTTTTTGATTGGGACAGAGCAGATCCAAGGGGAGAAGGGAAGCGCTATACTTTCTTGGCTACCTGGAAAAAGCCCACTTTCATTTCCTGGGAGCACTGGACTTCTTGCAAGTTGGTCTCTCACTCATGGGATGTTTTGGATTAAGATGGAACCAATGGAGGAGGACTCAGCTTCTCTTTTAGAAAATTCTTTTTGGAAAGAATTTCTATCAAGCGACAGACCATTCCGACAAATTTTTGAAACCAACCAAGCAATCAAATGGATCTTGGATCCTGACTCCGGAGATATTTTATACGCGAATCAGTCTGCAATCCAATTCTACGGATATAGCCAAGAAGAACTTCTGAAAATGAAGGTCACTGATATTAATATTTTCACGAAAGAACAAATTTTCGAGGAGATGAAACAGGCTGCACTTGAATCCAGACAATATTTTAGATTCAGACATAAATTAAAAAGCGGAGAAATCTGTGAAATGGAGGTTTATAGCGGACCCTTGCAGTTCGGAGGCAAAAGAGTTTTATTTTCTATTCTATACGATATTACGGAAAGAGTGAAGGCGACTTCATTGTTAGAAGAAAGTGAAAAAAGATATCGTTCCTTAGTTGAGAGCGCATCTGACTCAATCATCATTATAAATTTTGAAACCAATATTTTAGAGGTGAATAGAAGAATGTGTGAACTTTTGGAGTATAGTAAAGAAGAACTCCAAACATTTACTTTAAAAAATATTCTGAGTGAAGATAGTTTTGAAGATGCTGTGCGTAGAATTCCCGCTTTAGAAATAGGGAAGCCTGTAATCTTAGATCGTAAGTTCAAAGCCAAATCTGGAAGAATGATAGAAGCAGAAGTAAATGCGGTTCGAATAGACGAGTCCCGTTATATGGGAATTGTCCGTGATGTGACTGAAAGAAATTCTATGACCAGAACCTTGGAGAAATCTTTAAAAGAAAAAGAATCTATGCTCCAAGAGATACATCATCGGGTCAAAAATAATCTGCAGGTGATCTCAAGTCTTTTAGGATTACAGTATGAGAATACAGAAGATCCAAACCTAAAGCGGATCTTGAAAGAATGTGAGAACAGAGTCAAGTCCATGGGATTCGTTCATGCTGAATTGTATAGATCAGAAAATTTTGCCGCAGTAGATTTGGAAAATTATTTTACCACAGTTTCTTCTAATTTGATCCGAGTTTATGGAGGACTCCCTCGTATAAAACTTCAATTGGACCTAAGTTCCTTGGAAGTGAGTATAGAAAGAGCCATTCCGCTCGGGCTGATCCTAAATGAACTTCTCACTAACTCCTTAAAATACGCATTTCCTGAGGACAGCTCTGGCAAAATTCAAGTCAGTCTCTTTAAAGAAGACCAAAATATCGTCTTTTCGTACTCAGACGATGGGGTAGGCTTTCTAAAAGAAAATCTGAATGGCTCCGGGACTATAGGCATCCAGCTGATAGAGATCTTGTCCAGACAACTCAAGGCACAGTCTGAGTTTACTTCGGAAAATGGAGTTGTTTTTCGTCTTAGAATTCCGGACCGAAATCCAGGAAAGTAG
- a CDS encoding DUF445 domain-containing protein has protein sequence MDLSFISQNKELIGIIMMPFTYGFVGWFTNVVALKMTFYPLEFVGIPPYLGWQGIVPKKAQKLALKSVNIMTERLIKVEDFFSKVDPDQLETEFQPVLNDLIPSATHEIVHHINPILRKHLENGHGEEIVRAVQEKCAHTVKNIMTQVKENVSSVFNFRSLVLRKLTGPNVERIVNIFEEVGSKEFKFIEHCGWALGGALGIAQAFLWNYLPIWWTLPIQGIIVGYITNWVALTMIFRPLYEKRLGPIKYRGLFIARQEEVSKKYSNVFATQVLTARNVLEEILYKRAARTLVETIQTETESAASRLNLAGQLDEENKGEDSDFENTKKEVIRKVSDSLAGSSTKLETYMGRAMSIENNMFKRMKDLPPEEFEPILRSAFQEDEYVLILIGSVLGAIVGLVQGIYMIAV, from the coding sequence ATGGATCTGTCCTTCATCAGTCAAAACAAAGAATTGATCGGGATCATTATGATGCCTTTCACCTACGGATTCGTGGGTTGGTTTACCAATGTGGTAGCCTTAAAAATGACATTTTATCCACTAGAATTTGTAGGAATTCCGCCTTATTTAGGATGGCAAGGGATTGTTCCGAAGAAGGCGCAGAAATTGGCCTTAAAATCGGTAAATATCATGACCGAAAGGCTGATCAAGGTAGAGGACTTTTTCTCCAAAGTGGATCCAGATCAGTTAGAGACTGAATTCCAACCTGTTCTAAACGATCTAATCCCTTCTGCGACTCACGAGATCGTTCATCATATCAATCCAATTCTTAGAAAACATTTAGAGAACGGACACGGTGAAGAGATCGTAAGAGCTGTCCAAGAAAAATGCGCTCACACAGTGAAGAATATCATGACCCAGGTAAAGGAGAATGTATCTTCCGTTTTCAATTTCAGATCCCTGGTATTACGTAAACTCACTGGACCGAATGTAGAAAGAATCGTAAACATATTCGAAGAAGTCGGTTCTAAAGAATTCAAATTTATTGAACATTGTGGCTGGGCTCTTGGTGGAGCACTCGGGATCGCACAAGCATTCCTTTGGAATTATCTTCCGATCTGGTGGACTCTTCCAATCCAAGGGATCATAGTAGGATATATTACAAACTGGGTGGCACTCACAATGATCTTCCGTCCTCTTTATGAAAAAAGACTTGGACCGATCAAATACAGAGGACTATTCATTGCAAGACAGGAAGAAGTTTCTAAAAAATATTCTAACGTATTCGCAACCCAAGTTCTTACAGCAAGAAACGTATTAGAAGAGATCTTATACAAAAGAGCCGCAAGAACTCTTGTAGAAACCATCCAAACTGAAACAGAATCCGCCGCTTCTCGATTGAACTTAGCTGGGCAACTCGATGAGGAGAATAAAGGCGAAGATTCAGATTTCGAGAATACCAAAAAAGAAGTGATCCGCAAGGTAAGTGATTCCTTGGCAGGAAGTTCTACTAAACTCGAAACCTATATGGGAAGAGCGATGAGCATCGAGAACAATATGTTCAAACGTATGAAAGATCTCCCTCCTGAAGAATTCGAACCAATCTTAAGATCCGCTTTCCAAGAAGATGAATATGTTCTTATTCTAATAGGTTCCGTCTTAGGAGCTATTGTAGGTCTTGTGCAAGGGATCTATATGATCGCGGTATAA
- a CDS encoding alpha/beta fold hydrolase translates to MLQFGSDSKIATLPSGIRIAYRIFPGKSKVPLFCVHGLTGNLKNFEPIAKGLSKKGITVIVYDLRGRGNSDKPKEEYSARVHAQDLKELSSALGYSKISVLSHSLGAWITLRFAEKYPNLLERAVLIDGGGELSIKRKISNLLMIQGSLARLGRRIPSKEMYLQEAKKSPLLSSWNTNIQNFLLYELEPIGTLSPSLMPGDTFYGPVLCSIPPFVIDSELKNMGGAMKPGGIVARLFKDPKEFIKTVQENKVMPYSTLRCPVLVIRALKPNFKPGDELLPSSAIEKMKEKILNLKIYELADKNHYESVLLEDTKRDQEIFKFLQS, encoded by the coding sequence ATGTTACAATTCGGTTCGGATTCCAAAATAGCAACTCTACCCTCCGGAATCCGAATCGCCTATCGGATCTTTCCAGGCAAATCCAAAGTCCCACTTTTCTGTGTTCATGGACTTACAGGAAATCTAAAAAACTTCGAGCCAATTGCAAAGGGTCTCTCTAAAAAAGGGATCACGGTAATAGTATATGATTTACGTGGAAGAGGAAATTCAGACAAACCAAAAGAAGAATATTCCGCAAGAGTTCATGCGCAAGATCTAAAAGAACTATCCTCTGCATTAGGATATTCTAAAATATCCGTCCTCTCCCATTCATTAGGCGCCTGGATCACTCTTAGATTTGCGGAGAAGTATCCTAACTTATTAGAAAGAGCGGTCCTTATTGACGGAGGAGGAGAACTTTCCATCAAGCGTAAAATTTCGAATCTACTCATGATCCAAGGTTCTTTAGCTCGTTTGGGCAGAAGAATCCCAAGTAAGGAAATGTATCTGCAAGAGGCCAAAAAATCTCCGCTTCTTTCATCTTGGAATACGAATATTCAAAATTTCTTATTATATGAATTAGAACCTATCGGAACACTTTCCCCTTCCTTAATGCCTGGTGACACTTTTTACGGACCGGTTCTATGTTCTATTCCCCCGTTTGTGATCGATTCAGAACTGAAGAATATGGGTGGAGCAATGAAGCCTGGCGGTATTGTAGCAAGGCTTTTCAAAGATCCTAAAGAATTTATCAAAACTGTCCAAGAAAATAAAGTAATGCCGTATTCCACATTACGTTGTCCTGTGCTTGTAATCCGCGCTTTAAAACCGAATTTCAAACCGGGAGACGAACTTTTACCTTCTTCAGCTATTGAAAAAATGAAAGAGAAGATCTTAAACCTGAAGATTTATGAATTAGCGGATAAGAACCATTATGAATCAGTATTATTGGAAGATACAAAAAGAGATCAGGAAATATTTAAATTTTTGCAATCTTAA